Part of the Capsicum annuum cultivar UCD-10X-F1 chromosome 12, UCD10Xv1.1, whole genome shotgun sequence genome is shown below.
TTACATTTTCCAGCATGGGaacaaatgagaaaaaaaatgttACTTTGTTATTCATCTGACACTTAAGCCTATGAAGATATGGAGCATGAAGATCGATTTCTTTCCCTCCGTCACATTCCAAAATAACAACTTTTTTTACAGTACCAGCGAGTCGTAGCTTATCAGGAAGTTTAGAAAACTCAATAGTTAACTCGTCAAGCTTGGAACAAGAGGACAGAATACCCTCTAGATGTCCGCTTGTTAACGCTACACCTTGCAAAACAAGGGTCGTGAGGGAATTAAAGCGGACTTTGGGACTTGATAACAGAATGCAGTAGGACAAATACAAATGTTTCAATGAAGATGCCTGAGAGAGAACCTCTAGAGAAAATTTAAACAACTTGCTGGAGTCCTCGATGGGGTAAATACGAGGGCACGCAAAGTAAAGGTGTAATCTTTCAACACATATTCTAGAAAGAGATTGGAACCAATGGGTAAATGCATTAGGAAACTCTCTCACAAAGCAACAGAACAACTCAATGAAATCCACTCTACGACCGGAATGGAGTCTTAAAAACTGGTATAATCCATTcatgaatttatctttttcttgattgtAAGAACAACGAGAATGaccaaaaaggtcatcaatcccaAACATACCGAGGCATCTGAATTTAAATGTggcttcttgttgttgtagttgcGTAGAGGCAAACACATATCTCCACCTAGTAGATAAAATGGTCGTCCTAGCAGCTTCGCGTAATGTCAAATTTCCAAGAATGGAAAGCAAAACATCATCAGGTAGCTGGCTCAAATAATCCTCCGCTGTGTCATCATCATCAGATCTTGCACATATATACTGAATATTTTTATACAATGGAGCTGCATTACTACTTACTGTTGATCTTTTCTTGTAGAAAAAACTATTCCAAACGACGACTCCTATCATTGCGAGCAATGGCAAAACCACTTTTCCTCCTCCTGAACAACATAAAAGAACACAACTTTTcccattacaacaacaacaacatagtaCCGCGACAAGTAGGATCTGGGGAGGATAGTGTATGAATTGCAATAAAAGTAGAATAATCAAATAGCACAATAAAGCAACAAATAGTACCACAACACAGAGAacgagttctcgctcttttttctttctcaacaatacagtacagacaacaactactcaacaaattgctcaacccttcacagcAGATCGATTTAAACATACAAAAAACACAACTTTTTTccattacaacaacaataacagttCTGCCTTTGTGGGGTTGATAAACACTGTTTTCGATAGACACTCAGCAGGATTGCAAGAAATATATAACAACGAAATAATCAAATAGTATGACCACACATAGAACAACATtaaaaaaagaacacaacaaCGAAATAATCAAATAGTATGACCACACATAGAACAACATTAAAAAAAGAACACAACTTTTTTTTCCATTATTCTGTAAAAAACAACTGTTGAGGTTAAAGGATgaaagttctttttttttctaaccaTCGTCTGATGCCATGACTCTTGTTCAGTCGAGGAAATTAAAAATAACGAGAAAAAAATTGTCCCatgtatgttatatatataaataggtgGTTTATTAaacctttttcattagtttaagaattctaaatcaactaaaattgattttaagaagatttgaaaaaattcatgaaaacgttagaataagaaaaaaataagaatgtaccaaattttaaaaagttttttaagTATGTAATTAaggattttctaaagatttaactttaaaaataagaaacgattttaaatatagaaaaaaaaaaattgtactaaGCTTTTCATGCACTCAAGATTATGGTCTAGCTATCAATGAAGTGCGTTGAGCATCGTGACctctcatgttcaaattttattAGAGAGGTAATTATTTTCCATTAGTTGTAGCCTTGATGAACAAAGCTACGTAGTCAAATCTTGGTGGTGCATGCGTCGAATTAGTCTAGGTGAACACAAGCTTTTCATGATACCACAGTTATAAAGAAAAGTTTGGATAGTAGTTGAACtgaatttatcttttattgtTGCATTCATAAAGAATATGAATCTATTGGAAACTCTTATCTTTATTTAGTAGGAGTACTAGTTTGCTTAAAATCTCAATTACAAATCTCCTCATTGCAACTTGAAGCTATTGACATGTAGATACTATGATGAGTTGCTTGAACCTTGCAATGCATACTTTATTGaattctaagtccctaaactagtTAGTTTGCATTGCTGCGAAAAGAATTGCAGTTTGAAATGGATAAATTACTTGTGGCTTGATCTAAAAACACGAATGTTCTTCCCGGAAGAAGAGGAATTGATTGTTATTCTTGTTGTCCATTTTTGAAGGCTTTGGGAACAACATTAAGCGTAGACAAAAATAGTAGAATAGTATTTGTATGTACAATAACTTATTGGACGATCACCACAGCGTTCTTAGAGATAGCTTGTCCATGGGATTGAGTTGCGCTTATAACTTTCATCGAATGAAAGATTCAAGAAAGCCTGTGGCTCTAAAGAGAAACAATCTTGGTACCAGGGCTGAGAAACATTTGATGAAGTACTATCGCACTTGTCAGAACAGAAAGAACAAATTTCATCTCGTCTTCTGATCCATTAAATCCACCGTATG
Proteins encoded:
- the LOC107853815 gene encoding F-box/FBD/LRR-repeat protein At5g53840; translation: MIGVVVWNSFFYKKRSTVSSNAAPLYKNIQYICARSDDDDTAEDYLSQLPDDVLLSILGNLTLREAARTTILSTRWRYVFASTQLQQQEATFKFRCLGMFGIDDLFGHSRCSYNQEKDKFMNGLYQFLRLHSGRRVDFIELFCCFVREFPNAFTHWFQSLSRICVERLHLYFACPRIYPIEDSSKLFKFSLEVLSQASSLKHLYLSYCILLSSPKVRFNSLTTLVLQGVALTSGHLEGILSSCSKLDELTIEFSKLPDKLRLAGTVKKVVILECDGGKEIDLHAPYLHRLKCQMNNKVTFFFSFVPMLENVMVCPGWESPCYSYTFGNSARSLRDQVKSLTLKVHADQVKYLPIEIPTEMKTFRNIRNLSLILVARHAISQILELSELWSACPRLQNFSLVVENFWGRIDNVRGSRSPLSPSCHTELKQVTYGGFDGSEVEMEFVLSILKSAIVLEQLFLSPAYEDHFNRWGRRVNRTFDERKRNSIHQKLHGRAISKKAVVIIQ